One genomic window of Entelurus aequoreus isolate RoL-2023_Sb linkage group LG07, RoL_Eaeq_v1.1, whole genome shotgun sequence includes the following:
- the LOC133653718 gene encoding uncharacterized protein LOC133653718 isoform X4 — MFKDCGKMLVKVRLGDVQKVVRITEPNLSDFLNAAFAKFGVPAVTEDDKVVDSAGTEIDDDVFEEIVKDPSTGVLTIKYETESISMVTSPKSQSSVCSSDSDTIILEDTPTRKRQRLDSEAMQLVKSILTKKSGGEYIINEYNRTKSLTDESRRKLVNILAAEMTEKTGTSPSRQVKEMYAQGIVNLFPNLRDPFSKNGYEHFYDSNSSTGYLAWRIKTIQRCSAKERRSSFGALAEGPSDEDKSGGPTVGRVTQFIPEIVLSEDECKEAMSLMKHSADVDMVIKKMKLTFAHRHNMVLDPQQSSNILSYFPRFKDIKGLVEQDFVLMFGEDVSGKFLEKWPTTFKKKIIQQCRKLPSITELEELLMAADPPEDGAEVNVDFGRKRPGKVSASRAEKHLVVFKKTGTSIQEHLDTITTSTQPYLLAVGVRKNTTHQFFIILDKNAIPCRSHSSLGGFDELFKAHFVFATSYHTMLHIMYLFIQTTLYNIDVGKVKESPPVAEIRTRLLL, encoded by the exons ATGTTTAAGGACTGTG GGAAAATGCTGGTAAAAGTGAGACTGGGTGATGTCCAAAAAGTTGTTAGAATAACAGAACCAAATTTGTCGGACTTTTTGAATGCAG CATTTGCCAAATTCGGTGTCCCAGCTGTAACAGAAGATGACAAAGTTGTTGACAGTGCAGGGACTGAGATAGATGATGATGTTTTTGAGGAAATTGTGAAGGATCCATCCACTGGGGTTCTAACCATCAAATACGAAACAG AATCTATCTCCATGGTAACCTCTCCAAAGTCCCAATCATCCGTTTGTTCATCGGACTCAGACACAATCATCCTTGAAGACACTCCTACCAGAAAGCGTCAGAGGCTGGACTCTGAAGCTATGCAA CTGGTGAAATCCATTCTTACCAAGAAATCAGGTGgagaatatataataaatgaatataacCGAACTAAGTCCTTGACAGATGAGAGCAGAAGAAAATTGGTGAATATACTGGCAGCTGAGATGACGGAGAAGACTGG tacatctcCATCTAGACAGGTGAAGGAAATGTATGCACAAGGAATTGTGAACTTGTTCCCCAACCTCAGAGACCCATTTTCCAAGAATGGCTAT GAACATTTTTATGATAGCAACAGTAGTACTGGGTACTTGGCCTGGAGAATTAAAACTATTCAGAGATGCAGTGCTAAAGAAAGACGTTCatcatttggag CTTTGGCGGAAGGACCATCTGATGAAGACAAGTCGGGAGGACCAACTGTTGGACGAGTTACCCAATTCATTCCAGAGATTGTCCTGTCTGAAGATGAGTGCAAGGAAGCGATGTCACTGATGAAACATTCGGCTGACGTGGACATGGTCATCAAAAAGATGAAGCTGACATTTGCCCATCGGCATAACATGGTCCTGGACCCACAGCAGTCAAGCAACATTCTATCTTATTTTCCTCGTTTTAAAGACATCAAAGGCTTG GTTGAACAGGATTTTGTTCTAATGTTTGGAGAGGATGTATCGGGCAAGTTTCTGGAGAAGTGGCCAACCACATTCAAAAAGAAGATCATCCAACAATGCAGAAAGCTTCCCTCCATCACTGAGCTTGAGGAACTCCTGATGGCAGCTGACCCTCCTGAGGATGGGGCTGAAGTGAACGTTGACTTTG GTCGGAAGAGGCCAGGAAAAGTTTCTGCATCCCGGGCTGAGAAGCATCTTGTGGTCTTCAAGAAG ACTGGAACAAGCATCCAAGAACATCTTGACACCATTACTACCAGCACTCAACCCTATCTCCTGGCTGTTGGAGTGAGGAAGAATACAACCCACCAGTTCTTCATAATTCTCGACAAGAATGCCATACCTTGCAGGTCACACTCCTCTCTTGGTGGTTTTGATGAACTGTTTAAAGCACACTTTGTGTTTGCGACATCATACCACACCATGCTCCACATCATGTACCTATTCATCCAGACTACTTTGTACAACATTGATGTTGGGAAGGTCAAAGAGAGTCCTCCTGTTGCTGAAATTAGGACAAGGTTGCTTCTGTAG
- the LOC133653718 gene encoding uncharacterized protein LOC133653718 isoform X1, with protein MFKDCGKMLVKVRLGDVQKVVRITEPNLSDFLNAAFAKFGVPAVTEDDKVVDSAGTEIDDDVFEEIVKDPSTGVLTIKYETESISMVTSPKSQSSVCSSDSDTIILEDTPTRKRQRLDSEAMQLVKSILTKKSGGEYIINEYNRTKSLTDESRRKLVNILAAEMTEKTGTSPSRQVKEMYAQGIVNLFPNLRDPFSKNGYEHFYDSNSSTGYLAWRIKTIQRCSAKERRSSFGALAEGPSDEDKSGGPTVGRVTQFIPEIVLSEDECKEAMSLMKHSADVDMVIKKMKLTFAHRHNMVLDPQQSSNILSYFPRFKDIKGLVEQDFVLMFGEDVSGKFLEKWPTTFKKKIIQQCRKLPSITELEELLMAADPPEDGAEVNVDFGWDSDLSSILLLLHLIPPTALGRKRPGKVSASRAEKHLVVFKKTGTSIQEHLDTITTSTQPYLLAVGVRKNTTHQFFIILDKNAIPCRSHSSLGGFDELFKAHFVFATSYHTMLHIMYLFIQTTLYNIDVGKVKESPPVAEIRTRLLL; from the exons ATGTTTAAGGACTGTG GGAAAATGCTGGTAAAAGTGAGACTGGGTGATGTCCAAAAAGTTGTTAGAATAACAGAACCAAATTTGTCGGACTTTTTGAATGCAG CATTTGCCAAATTCGGTGTCCCAGCTGTAACAGAAGATGACAAAGTTGTTGACAGTGCAGGGACTGAGATAGATGATGATGTTTTTGAGGAAATTGTGAAGGATCCATCCACTGGGGTTCTAACCATCAAATACGAAACAG AATCTATCTCCATGGTAACCTCTCCAAAGTCCCAATCATCCGTTTGTTCATCGGACTCAGACACAATCATCCTTGAAGACACTCCTACCAGAAAGCGTCAGAGGCTGGACTCTGAAGCTATGCAA CTGGTGAAATCCATTCTTACCAAGAAATCAGGTGgagaatatataataaatgaatataacCGAACTAAGTCCTTGACAGATGAGAGCAGAAGAAAATTGGTGAATATACTGGCAGCTGAGATGACGGAGAAGACTGG tacatctcCATCTAGACAGGTGAAGGAAATGTATGCACAAGGAATTGTGAACTTGTTCCCCAACCTCAGAGACCCATTTTCCAAGAATGGCTAT GAACATTTTTATGATAGCAACAGTAGTACTGGGTACTTGGCCTGGAGAATTAAAACTATTCAGAGATGCAGTGCTAAAGAAAGACGTTCatcatttggag CTTTGGCGGAAGGACCATCTGATGAAGACAAGTCGGGAGGACCAACTGTTGGACGAGTTACCCAATTCATTCCAGAGATTGTCCTGTCTGAAGATGAGTGCAAGGAAGCGATGTCACTGATGAAACATTCGGCTGACGTGGACATGGTCATCAAAAAGATGAAGCTGACATTTGCCCATCGGCATAACATGGTCCTGGACCCACAGCAGTCAAGCAACATTCTATCTTATTTTCCTCGTTTTAAAGACATCAAAGGCTTG GTTGAACAGGATTTTGTTCTAATGTTTGGAGAGGATGTATCGGGCAAGTTTCTGGAGAAGTGGCCAACCACATTCAAAAAGAAGATCATCCAACAATGCAGAAAGCTTCCCTCCATCACTGAGCTTGAGGAACTCCTGATGGCAGCTGACCCTCCTGAGGATGGGGCTGAAGTGAACGTTGACTTTG GTTGGGACAGTGATCTCTCATCGATTTTGCTGCTCTTGCACTTGATCCCACCGACTGCTCTAGGTCGGAAGAGGCCAGGAAAAGTTTCTGCATCCCGGGCTGAGAAGCATCTTGTGGTCTTCAAGAAG ACTGGAACAAGCATCCAAGAACATCTTGACACCATTACTACCAGCACTCAACCCTATCTCCTGGCTGTTGGAGTGAGGAAGAATACAACCCACCAGTTCTTCATAATTCTCGACAAGAATGCCATACCTTGCAGGTCACACTCCTCTCTTGGTGGTTTTGATGAACTGTTTAAAGCACACTTTGTGTTTGCGACATCATACCACACCATGCTCCACATCATGTACCTATTCATCCAGACTACTTTGTACAACATTGATGTTGGGAAGGTCAAAGAGAGTCCTCCTGTTGCTGAAATTAGGACAAGGTTGCTTCTGTAG
- the LOC133653718 gene encoding uncharacterized protein LOC133653718 isoform X5, which produces MVTSPKSQSSVCSSDSDTIILEDTPTRKRQRLDSEAMQLVKSILTKKSGGEYIINEYNRTKSLTDESRRKLVNILAAEMTEKTGTSPSRQVKEMYAQGIVNLFPNLRDPFSKNGYEHFYDSNSSTGYLAWRIKTIQRCSAKERRSSFGALAEGPSDEDKSGGPTVGRVTQFIPEIVLSEDECKEAMSLMKHSADVDMVIKKMKLTFAHRHNMVLDPQQSSNILSYFPRFKDIKGLVEQDFVLMFGEDVSGKFLEKWPTTFKKKIIQQCRKLPSITELEELLMAADPPEDGAEVNVDFGWDSDLSSILLLLHLIPPTALGRKRPGKVSASRAEKHLVVFKKTGTSIQEHLDTITTSTQPYLLAVGVRKNTTHQFFIILDKNAIPCRSHSSLGGFDELFKAHFVFATSYHTMLHIMYLFIQTTLYNIDVGKVKESPPVAEIRTRLLL; this is translated from the exons ATGGTAACCTCTCCAAAGTCCCAATCATCCGTTTGTTCATCGGACTCAGACACAATCATCCTTGAAGACACTCCTACCAGAAAGCGTCAGAGGCTGGACTCTGAAGCTATGCAA CTGGTGAAATCCATTCTTACCAAGAAATCAGGTGgagaatatataataaatgaatataacCGAACTAAGTCCTTGACAGATGAGAGCAGAAGAAAATTGGTGAATATACTGGCAGCTGAGATGACGGAGAAGACTGG tacatctcCATCTAGACAGGTGAAGGAAATGTATGCACAAGGAATTGTGAACTTGTTCCCCAACCTCAGAGACCCATTTTCCAAGAATGGCTAT GAACATTTTTATGATAGCAACAGTAGTACTGGGTACTTGGCCTGGAGAATTAAAACTATTCAGAGATGCAGTGCTAAAGAAAGACGTTCatcatttggag CTTTGGCGGAAGGACCATCTGATGAAGACAAGTCGGGAGGACCAACTGTTGGACGAGTTACCCAATTCATTCCAGAGATTGTCCTGTCTGAAGATGAGTGCAAGGAAGCGATGTCACTGATGAAACATTCGGCTGACGTGGACATGGTCATCAAAAAGATGAAGCTGACATTTGCCCATCGGCATAACATGGTCCTGGACCCACAGCAGTCAAGCAACATTCTATCTTATTTTCCTCGTTTTAAAGACATCAAAGGCTTG GTTGAACAGGATTTTGTTCTAATGTTTGGAGAGGATGTATCGGGCAAGTTTCTGGAGAAGTGGCCAACCACATTCAAAAAGAAGATCATCCAACAATGCAGAAAGCTTCCCTCCATCACTGAGCTTGAGGAACTCCTGATGGCAGCTGACCCTCCTGAGGATGGGGCTGAAGTGAACGTTGACTTTG GTTGGGACAGTGATCTCTCATCGATTTTGCTGCTCTTGCACTTGATCCCACCGACTGCTCTAGGTCGGAAGAGGCCAGGAAAAGTTTCTGCATCCCGGGCTGAGAAGCATCTTGTGGTCTTCAAGAAG ACTGGAACAAGCATCCAAGAACATCTTGACACCATTACTACCAGCACTCAACCCTATCTCCTGGCTGTTGGAGTGAGGAAGAATACAACCCACCAGTTCTTCATAATTCTCGACAAGAATGCCATACCTTGCAGGTCACACTCCTCTCTTGGTGGTTTTGATGAACTGTTTAAAGCACACTTTGTGTTTGCGACATCATACCACACCATGCTCCACATCATGTACCTATTCATCCAGACTACTTTGTACAACATTGATGTTGGGAAGGTCAAAGAGAGTCCTCCTGTTGCTGAAATTAGGACAAGGTTGCTTCTGTAG
- the LOC133653718 gene encoding uncharacterized protein LOC133653718 isoform X3, with protein sequence MLVKVRLGDVQKVVRITEPNLSDFLNAAFAKFGVPAVTEDDKVVDSAGTEIDDDVFEEIVKDPSTGVLTIKYETESISMVTSPKSQSSVCSSDSDTIILEDTPTRKRQRLDSEAMQLVKSILTKKSGGEYIINEYNRTKSLTDESRRKLVNILAAEMTEKTGTSPSRQVKEMYAQGIVNLFPNLRDPFSKNGYEHFYDSNSSTGYLAWRIKTIQRCSAKERRSSFGALAEGPSDEDKSGGPTVGRVTQFIPEIVLSEDECKEAMSLMKHSADVDMVIKKMKLTFAHRHNMVLDPQQSSNILSYFPRFKDIKGLVEQDFVLMFGEDVSGKFLEKWPTTFKKKIIQQCRKLPSITELEELLMAADPPEDGAEVNVDFGWDSDLSSILLLLHLIPPTALGRKRPGKVSASRAEKHLVVFKKTGTSIQEHLDTITTSTQPYLLAVGVRKNTTHQFFIILDKNAIPCRSHSSLGGFDELFKAHFVFATSYHTMLHIMYLFIQTTLYNIDVGKVKESPPVAEIRTRLLL encoded by the exons ATGCTGGTAAAAGTGAGACTGGGTGATGTCCAAAAAGTTGTTAGAATAACAGAACCAAATTTGTCGGACTTTTTGAATGCAG CATTTGCCAAATTCGGTGTCCCAGCTGTAACAGAAGATGACAAAGTTGTTGACAGTGCAGGGACTGAGATAGATGATGATGTTTTTGAGGAAATTGTGAAGGATCCATCCACTGGGGTTCTAACCATCAAATACGAAACAG AATCTATCTCCATGGTAACCTCTCCAAAGTCCCAATCATCCGTTTGTTCATCGGACTCAGACACAATCATCCTTGAAGACACTCCTACCAGAAAGCGTCAGAGGCTGGACTCTGAAGCTATGCAA CTGGTGAAATCCATTCTTACCAAGAAATCAGGTGgagaatatataataaatgaatataacCGAACTAAGTCCTTGACAGATGAGAGCAGAAGAAAATTGGTGAATATACTGGCAGCTGAGATGACGGAGAAGACTGG tacatctcCATCTAGACAGGTGAAGGAAATGTATGCACAAGGAATTGTGAACTTGTTCCCCAACCTCAGAGACCCATTTTCCAAGAATGGCTAT GAACATTTTTATGATAGCAACAGTAGTACTGGGTACTTGGCCTGGAGAATTAAAACTATTCAGAGATGCAGTGCTAAAGAAAGACGTTCatcatttggag CTTTGGCGGAAGGACCATCTGATGAAGACAAGTCGGGAGGACCAACTGTTGGACGAGTTACCCAATTCATTCCAGAGATTGTCCTGTCTGAAGATGAGTGCAAGGAAGCGATGTCACTGATGAAACATTCGGCTGACGTGGACATGGTCATCAAAAAGATGAAGCTGACATTTGCCCATCGGCATAACATGGTCCTGGACCCACAGCAGTCAAGCAACATTCTATCTTATTTTCCTCGTTTTAAAGACATCAAAGGCTTG GTTGAACAGGATTTTGTTCTAATGTTTGGAGAGGATGTATCGGGCAAGTTTCTGGAGAAGTGGCCAACCACATTCAAAAAGAAGATCATCCAACAATGCAGAAAGCTTCCCTCCATCACTGAGCTTGAGGAACTCCTGATGGCAGCTGACCCTCCTGAGGATGGGGCTGAAGTGAACGTTGACTTTG GTTGGGACAGTGATCTCTCATCGATTTTGCTGCTCTTGCACTTGATCCCACCGACTGCTCTAGGTCGGAAGAGGCCAGGAAAAGTTTCTGCATCCCGGGCTGAGAAGCATCTTGTGGTCTTCAAGAAG ACTGGAACAAGCATCCAAGAACATCTTGACACCATTACTACCAGCACTCAACCCTATCTCCTGGCTGTTGGAGTGAGGAAGAATACAACCCACCAGTTCTTCATAATTCTCGACAAGAATGCCATACCTTGCAGGTCACACTCCTCTCTTGGTGGTTTTGATGAACTGTTTAAAGCACACTTTGTGTTTGCGACATCATACCACACCATGCTCCACATCATGTACCTATTCATCCAGACTACTTTGTACAACATTGATGTTGGGAAGGTCAAAGAGAGTCCTCCTGTTGCTGAAATTAGGACAAGGTTGCTTCTGTAG
- the LOC133653718 gene encoding uncharacterized protein LOC133653718 isoform X2, producing MFKDCGKMLVKVRLGDVQKVVRITEPNLSDFLNAAFAKFGVPAVTEDDKVVDSAGTEIDDDVFEEIVKDPSTGVLTIKYETESISMVTSPKSQSSVCSSDSDTIILEDTPTRKRQRLDSEAMQLVKSILTKKSGGEYIINEYNRTKSLTDESRRKLVNILAAEMTEKTGQVKEMYAQGIVNLFPNLRDPFSKNGYEHFYDSNSSTGYLAWRIKTIQRCSAKERRSSFGALAEGPSDEDKSGGPTVGRVTQFIPEIVLSEDECKEAMSLMKHSADVDMVIKKMKLTFAHRHNMVLDPQQSSNILSYFPRFKDIKGLVEQDFVLMFGEDVSGKFLEKWPTTFKKKIIQQCRKLPSITELEELLMAADPPEDGAEVNVDFGWDSDLSSILLLLHLIPPTALGRKRPGKVSASRAEKHLVVFKKTGTSIQEHLDTITTSTQPYLLAVGVRKNTTHQFFIILDKNAIPCRSHSSLGGFDELFKAHFVFATSYHTMLHIMYLFIQTTLYNIDVGKVKESPPVAEIRTRLLL from the exons ATGTTTAAGGACTGTG GGAAAATGCTGGTAAAAGTGAGACTGGGTGATGTCCAAAAAGTTGTTAGAATAACAGAACCAAATTTGTCGGACTTTTTGAATGCAG CATTTGCCAAATTCGGTGTCCCAGCTGTAACAGAAGATGACAAAGTTGTTGACAGTGCAGGGACTGAGATAGATGATGATGTTTTTGAGGAAATTGTGAAGGATCCATCCACTGGGGTTCTAACCATCAAATACGAAACAG AATCTATCTCCATGGTAACCTCTCCAAAGTCCCAATCATCCGTTTGTTCATCGGACTCAGACACAATCATCCTTGAAGACACTCCTACCAGAAAGCGTCAGAGGCTGGACTCTGAAGCTATGCAA CTGGTGAAATCCATTCTTACCAAGAAATCAGGTGgagaatatataataaatgaatataacCGAACTAAGTCCTTGACAGATGAGAGCAGAAGAAAATTGGTGAATATACTGGCAGCTGAGATGACGGAGAAGACTGG ACAGGTGAAGGAAATGTATGCACAAGGAATTGTGAACTTGTTCCCCAACCTCAGAGACCCATTTTCCAAGAATGGCTAT GAACATTTTTATGATAGCAACAGTAGTACTGGGTACTTGGCCTGGAGAATTAAAACTATTCAGAGATGCAGTGCTAAAGAAAGACGTTCatcatttggag CTTTGGCGGAAGGACCATCTGATGAAGACAAGTCGGGAGGACCAACTGTTGGACGAGTTACCCAATTCATTCCAGAGATTGTCCTGTCTGAAGATGAGTGCAAGGAAGCGATGTCACTGATGAAACATTCGGCTGACGTGGACATGGTCATCAAAAAGATGAAGCTGACATTTGCCCATCGGCATAACATGGTCCTGGACCCACAGCAGTCAAGCAACATTCTATCTTATTTTCCTCGTTTTAAAGACATCAAAGGCTTG GTTGAACAGGATTTTGTTCTAATGTTTGGAGAGGATGTATCGGGCAAGTTTCTGGAGAAGTGGCCAACCACATTCAAAAAGAAGATCATCCAACAATGCAGAAAGCTTCCCTCCATCACTGAGCTTGAGGAACTCCTGATGGCAGCTGACCCTCCTGAGGATGGGGCTGAAGTGAACGTTGACTTTG GTTGGGACAGTGATCTCTCATCGATTTTGCTGCTCTTGCACTTGATCCCACCGACTGCTCTAGGTCGGAAGAGGCCAGGAAAAGTTTCTGCATCCCGGGCTGAGAAGCATCTTGTGGTCTTCAAGAAG ACTGGAACAAGCATCCAAGAACATCTTGACACCATTACTACCAGCACTCAACCCTATCTCCTGGCTGTTGGAGTGAGGAAGAATACAACCCACCAGTTCTTCATAATTCTCGACAAGAATGCCATACCTTGCAGGTCACACTCCTCTCTTGGTGGTTTTGATGAACTGTTTAAAGCACACTTTGTGTTTGCGACATCATACCACACCATGCTCCACATCATGTACCTATTCATCCAGACTACTTTGTACAACATTGATGTTGGGAAGGTCAAAGAGAGTCCTCCTGTTGCTGAAATTAGGACAAGGTTGCTTCTGTAG